The Oncorhynchus masou masou isolate Uvic2021 chromosome 13, UVic_Omas_1.1, whole genome shotgun sequence genomic interval gtttacatacaccttagccaaatacatttaaactcagtttttcacaattcctgacatttaatcctagtaaaaattgcctgttttaggtcagtaaggatcaccactttattttaagaatgtgaaatgtcagaataatagtagagtgatttatttcagattttatttctttcatcacattcccagtgggtcagaattttacactgaattagtatttggtagcattgcctttaaattgtttaacttgggtcaaacgtttcaggtagccttccacaagcttcccacaataagttgggtgaattttggcccattcctcctgacagatatggtgtagctgagtcaggtttgtaggtctcgcacacgctttttcagttctgcccacatattttctataggattgaggtcagtgctttgtgatggtcactccaataatgtcacgacttccgccgaagtcgggtcctctccttgttcgggtggcgctcggcacAGTttgcgcgaggacgtccgtcgggagttggcctgcagggacaccaccctcaccgtcgaccagctggtggacctgtccattcggctggataacctgctggataacctgctggctacccgCGGACGTCCAGATCGGGTTCTGTcggttccatcccccagcaccaccGCTCCAGttcccatggagctgggaggtgcgTAGGGAGACTGGAGGAGGTTCCGgctcgtgcaccatctgtggccacaGAGGTCACACTGCGGTCGGTGccaggttggttcctctggggatCGAGGCAGCAGACAGGGCACCCTAGCGTCGCCCCAGGTGAGCCGGCACCCTTttcacccagagccctctgttgcacacaTGTTTTTGTATGTtacttttcctgagttttcccccgcattcccagcataaggcgctcgtcgatTTCAGGCGCGGCTGGGAATTTTATAGACAGATAGTTcgcccatagtttagggatctCTATTGTCCCATGGCTGTGCCCTTCTCCGGGTATGCCTTAgacagtcgaccattagggtctgggttgattagggaggccaccgctccttTGGGTATGGTGATGCAGGGGTGTCacaaggagagaatcagtctcttcctcattgactctcctgcgtttcccgtggtgctAGGCCTTCCCAGGTTAGCTTGTCATGATCCCACTGTTTCTTGGCAGCGGAGGTCTCTCACGGGGTGGACGCGAGAGTGCTCGGGAGGTGTtcaggggtttccgttggtgctactacggtggagagtccagaccagtctccaccgtgcgcattccccctgaatatgccgatttggctcccgccttctccaaaaagaaggcaactcaattaccacccccATCGACGGGGCGattaccaggagatttatcgcacagacgctgcacttcccaggagtcatgtgtatcccctctcacagtTGGAGACGTCAGATATGTTTCCGAATCCCTGCATCGGGGGTACATTGGGTCCTCCACATCACCCGCCTCCTCgagtttatttttttgtgaagaagaaggaggaaggTGTCATGACGTTcgcctctttgggtacagcaagccccatccccctctccctgcctcccccttcaactaggctgctgtggtcagagaggtcgTAATTTCAGAGGGAAGaccctgcctcatggccacaagagagagtgaattttcatagagaacaaaggaatttcttccacctcacaaaCTTGAGTTCCGTATAAAAgattggtgaagaatccagctatgaactggtccgtttgttacattTTGGTAAGGCTCATGGGAGATGgtgcggccacattaccataacgctgtttataaaatagcttcagatatgaggtttacatccaATTgctgtataagatgaatgagtgagtatgatactgtttgtaaaattgtggaatgtgattttggactccaattctccaattcccttttgagttgaactaaatcagaggaccgcccatgagcccagtttgggtcaggcatcctgggacagccccttttctgcaattccgaatagAACCCCAACTTTGAGAAGTTCTCagtagaccatgtttttctctattacgagaggacaaaggttgcagaccattgctgaatcttttaaccataccacatggttaacttcttgcgtcgagcaatcccggatccgggattctatttatagcctcaagctcatgagcataacgcaacgttaactattcatgaaaatcgcaaatgaaatgaaataaatatatttgctctcaagcttagacttttgttaaactcttagactatcgatactgacagaataagaacaagtctttgataataattactagtctgcagctaggaattcggtatcattgaacgcgaagaacgacaaccgccgaaacatccattctacaacaacatgaatgaatgtcgctctgaactatcccctctaatcagaacagacagagagagagagagagacagagagagagacagagagagagacagagagagacagacagacagagagacggacaattctacaaaagaagcAAACTTTTCAACAGCAATCAAGACGACATACTGAGTGTAAATATAttgattgattgcaattgttcccgaatgagtgagcgttcatgtgcaaaggataagtatttcaattgttataattatcaactctgtcgtgacttcttagtcgacccccacttccccttttgtctaacaagccgccatgccggtttagcccattagggcacattctcctatcatttcttgtaaccatatttactttgtttgtgtgtgtgtgcacttctgtgattgtttagttagttaataaataaattatttaagataattgatgtatggatgactgatagtgaagactgggtcgtgcagataaccaacaatttacgacgtttggaatgagactaacgtgaggtaaagtaaataattatttaatcagaagactattgatcagatatgaaaatatctgaaaggttatattaggaaattataactttgtaatctgaatattttccttggtgccccgacttcctagttaattacagttacatgattaatcagtttgacCGTGTAATACTAAAACTAtaagtcttcagtttaatgatagtaaagacatgacAGAGGTCTGCGCTCGTGTATTGACTACCGAGGCCTAAACCGGATCACAGTGAGGTACAGTTACCGACCACAGCCACGttgattgagtcaatgcacggggtgcgcttcttcaccaaactagatctcaggagtgcttacaacctggcgcgtatccgggagggagacgagtggaagacagagttCAGTATgacctcagggcattatgagtacctcgtcatgccgtacgtgTTGATGAATGCTCCGACAGTCTTCCAGGCCTTTGTAGGCGAGATTTTCAGGGAcgtgcacgggcagggtgtaggtGTATATTGATGAGATTCTGATATACCCAGATGCACTCGCCGAGCATAtatccctggtgcgcagggtgcttggtcgactgctggagcatgacctttACATCAATGCCTGTTCTTCCAGAAGTCCATcaccttcctagggtaccgcatttccacctcggggtggagatggagagtgaccccatttcagccatgcgtaattggccaactcccaccacggtaaaggaagtgCAGCTGTTCccagggtttgccaactactaccgtaggtttatccagggttttgatCAGgcagcggctcccattacctcactgctgaaggggggcccggtacgtttgcagtggtcggctgaggcggacagggcttttggtcacctgagggctctgtttaccttggctcccgtgctggcccatccggatccctctttggcgttcatagtggagatggacacgtccgaggctgggataggagctgtgctctctcagcgcACGGGTACGCCACCGAGcaaaactatgacgtgggggactgGGAGCTGTTTGCTGTCGTCAAGGCTCTGTAGGCGTGGAGACTTTGGCTTGAGGGAGCGAAACcaccttttctcatctggactgaccaccgcaatctggagtacatccgggcagcgaggagactgaaccctcgccagacaaggtgggccatgtttttcacccgttttggTTTTCCcctttcctacagaccaggttcccaaaacatgaaGGCAGACAcactgtatgacacagaggagcggcccatggatcccactcccagcctcctgcctggtggcgccggtagtgtgggagctgaaCGCGGACATTGAGGAGGCATTACGTGCAGAACCCGCTCCCCTCCAGTGTACCGCTGTGTGTCTGTACGTTCTGTCTGCTGTCCGTGAccggttgatctattgggcccacacgtcaccctcctctggtcatcctgggatcggtcggacggtgcgctgtttggttgggaagtactggtggcctaccttggcctAGGACGTGAGGGTTTAAGTTTCCTCCTGCTTGGTGTGCGctcagtgtaaggctcctaggcacctacCCAGAGGGAAGCTACATCCCTTACCCATTCCACAGCGGCtttggtcgcacctgtcggtggattttcttaccgatCTGCCCCCtcacagggaaacaccacgatagtggtcgttgtggatcggccATGCCCGATCTCCCTACGgtcctacagactgcggaggccttgtttgcacacgtcttctggcactacggggtgcctgaggatatagtgtctgatagaggtccccagttcacttcgagggtctggaaggcgttcatggaacgtctggtggtctcgatcagccttacctcGGGGTTTCATCACGAAagtaatgggcaagtggagagagtgaaccaggatgtaggcaggtttctgcggtcgtattacCAGGATCTGCTGGGGGAGTCGTCCCAGAGGCCGGCGTCGGCTCGCTGCTGGAGCCGTGCGtcaaggggaggggggggggggggtactgtgatGACTCCAGCgggtcctctccttgttcgggcggtgctcggctctgccggtcttctagccatcgtcgagccaattttcattttccatttgtcttGTTTTTCCACAAACCTGGTGTCTACTCCCTCATttacttgttgtgtatttaaccctctgttcccccatgtctttgtgtgggattgtttattgtagtgcttgtgcatGTTCCCCTTGAGTGCACTACGTGTTATTTTTGTGCCTATTTATCTTGTTGCTCTGGATGCCGTTGGTTTTGCTTAATACATCTTAGCGGTTATTACCCAGTTTCTGGTCTCTTGCGCCTAACTTCTCTGCCGCCTATTACGCACCCCGCCAcaaataacttgactttgttgtccttaagccattttgccacaactttggaagtctgcttggggtcactgtccatttgcaaccaagctgatgtcttgagatgttgcttcaatatatccacataattttccaccctcatgatgccatttattttgtgaagtgcaccagttcctcctgcagcaaagcacccccacaacatgatgctgccacccctgtgcttcacggttgggatggtattcttcggcttgcaagcatcccccgttttcctccaaacataacgatggtcattatggccaaacagtttcatcagaccagaggacatttctccaaaaagtttgatcttcgtccccatgtccagttgcaatccgtagtccgtcttttttatggcggttttggagcagtggcttcttccctactgagctgcctttcaggttatgtcgatataggacttgttttactgtggatatagatactttagtacctgtttcttccagcatcttcacaaggtcctttgctgttgttctgggattgatttgcacttttcgcaccaaagtacgttcatctctaagagacagaacgcatctccttcctgagctgtatgacggctgcatggtcccatggtgtttatacttacgtattattgtttgtacagatgaacgtggtaccttcaggcgtttggaaattgctcccaaggatgaatcagacctgtggaggtctacaattttatttctgaggtcttggctgatttcttttgattttcccatgatgtcaatcagaggcactgagtttgaaggtaggccttgaaatacatccacaggtacacctccaaatgactcaaatgatgtcaattagcctatcagaagcttctaaagccatgccatcaatttctggaatcttccaagctgtttaaaggcacagtcaacttagtgtatgtaaacttctgaccaactggaattgtgatacagtgaataagtcaaataatctgtcaataaacaattgttggaaaaatgtattgtgtcatgcaaagtagatgtcttaaccaacttgccaaaactatagtttgtttacaagaaatgtgtggagtggttgaaaaactagttttaatgactccaacctaagtgtatgtaaacttccgacttcaactgtatgtactgtacctgtctgtctaaaaTATTGGTGTTGtattgactccctgtctgtctgtctgtctgctatagaacTATGTACCTGTTGGGCTACATCCCCAAGGATGACCGTCTGTATCTGGGTGATAAGGAACTGAACATCGTCACTTACTCTCTGCTGGTGTCGGTACTGGAGTACCAGACAGCTGTAATGAGGAGGGACTTTGGGATGGCCGACAGGGTCCTACCCACCATCCCTAAAGAGATGAGGACCAGGGTCGCCCACTTTTTAGAGAAACAGGTGAGACTGGGAGGGTGGGTGTATTTTTACATTGGTGTGTGTCTTAACGCACACCAtttctgtgtgtgtcctctctagTGTCTGTGTGAATCTTTTGTGTGTGtaaccctttctcctctctctatctctctgcaggGTTTCATGCAGCAGGCCCTGGCTGTGTCCACAGACTCAGAACACAGGTTTGAGTTGGCTCTGCAGCTTGGAGAACTGAAGATCGCCTACCAGCTGGCTGTAGAGGCTGAGGTGAGACAACACGTAAAGAGAAAGACTGGGATTTGTTTTTACAAACTGGGAATTATAGCAGTCTTGGAATGCAAGGGAAGTATTGAGAAATGTACGGCCAAATTTGGATATTTGCAGACATACAGTATTTGGAGACCTACAGTATAAGATGACATGTGAAATACTGTAGTAAAGGTTATATCTTATCATATTTTTAACTAATCAAAAGCAGAGTGAATAGGGcttctgttttgtgtttgtgaTGAATGTCTTTCTAACATGGCAtacctgttccccctctctcttccccccgtccctttctctccctctccacatcctctctccctggCACGGTGCCCTGCAGTCGGAGCAGAAGTGGAAGCAGTTGGCAGAGTTGGCCACCACTAAGTGCCAGTTTGTCCTGGCCCAGGAGTGTCTGCACCATGCCCAGGACTATGGGGGGCTACTGCTGTTGGCCACAGCCTCGGGCAACACCACCATGGTGGGCAAGCtggcagagggggcagagagagacggcAAGACCAACGTGGCTTTCCTCACCTATTTCCTTCAGGGGAAGTAAGTGTGTTTAGGGAGAGAACGGTGCGGGGGGTGGATGGTacagagggaggtgaggaggagtaAGCAGAGTGTTTAGGTTTAACTTTTATATATACATCATCTGTCAAATTGTTCTTATCGTTTCATCATTTATAATTCATTATTGGATCTTGGTGGGCTTTGTTTATGATCTGGAAATGTCAATGTCCTTGGTTTCATCATTAGTCATTGTATTTCCATCTTTCTGTTTTTTCCTTCTAGACTGGACAAATGTTTGGAGCTCCTCATTAAAACCAACCGGCTGCCAGAGGCTGCATTCCTGGCCAGAACATACCTGCCCAGCCATGTGTCTAGGTACAGCACTGGCAGGTTGACCTTGATTATCTCAATCTTGCCCTGGAGACACAACTTAGCTAAATTGGTTATATTAAAAAAATGCATGAAAACAAAATCTAGCTTTTTCGTCtttatttaaggttagggttaagcatTCGGGTTAGCAGTATTGTAAAAATCTGAatttatgactttgtggcagAGCTACCTCCAGCACATGATTCATGACAGAAAAACGCTAACCtgcatagctgtgtgtgtgtgtgtgtgtgtgtgtgtgtgtgtctgtatatacacacatgtacTGACCTCTCTGGGTCTCCAGAGTGGTGAAGCTGTGGAAGGAGAGCCTGGGGAAGGTGAACCAGAAGGCAGCTGATGCGTTGGCcaaccctacagactacagcaaCCTGTTCCCCGGCCTACAGGAGGCCTTCCTGGCCGAAGACTACCTCAAGGAGACCCATGTCAGGCTGAGGCCCGCCACAGAGTACCCTCTCATCACCGTGAGTAGATACACACACATCTTGGGAACATTGTGGCAAAACTTTTGCAGCCATTTTGGATAGTTTTCTTCTGTTTCATACCTATTTAACACAACCCTGATTGAACATGTTCTTTCCatcttacactgaacaaaaatatacacacaacatgtaaagtcccctgtttcatgagctgaaataaaagatcccagaaatgttacatgtgcacaaaaaaacatgtttacatccctattagcatttctcttttgccaagataatccatccacctggcaggtgtggcatatcaagaagctcatTAAACAGcaagatcattacacaggtgcaccttgtgctgggggacaataaaatgcactctaaaatgtgcagttttgccacacaacacaatactacagatgtctcaagttgagggagcatgcaattggcatgctgactacaggaatgtctaccagagctggtgctgatttctctaccataagccgtctTTAACACCATTaaagagaatttggtagtacgtctGACCGGCCtaacaactgcagaccacatgtatggcattgtgtgggcgagcagtttgctgatgtcaacattgtgaacagaggtggtggggttatgatatgggcaggACATAAGCTAcgaacaacgaacacaattgcattttaatcgcaatttgaatgcacagagatactgtgccgagatcctgagacccattgtcatgccattcatcttccaccatcacctcatgtttcagcatgataatgcacggcaccATGTCGTAAGGATctctacacaattcctggaagctgaaaatgtcctagtACTAAcgagacatgtcacccattgagcatgtgtgggatgctctggatcgacgtgtatgacagtgttccagttcccaccaatatccggTAACTTCgcatagccattgaagaggagtgggacaacattccacaggccacaatcaacagcctgatcaactctatgtgaagtaGATGTGTTGCAAAGCATAAAGGCAAATGGTAGTCACACCAGATTCTCACTGGTTCTGACCCATGTCCCtactttttttttaaggtatctatgaccaactgtattcccagtcatgtgaaatccatagattagggcctaatgaattcctttcaattgactgatttccttatatgaactgtaactcagtaaaatctttgaaattgttgcatgttgtgtttattttttgttcagtataattatgTTACTGCAGTGTGTTAGCAACACCTAGTGGTGCAATACCAGCCGAGCACTATAGATACATGTGATGCACTGATGAAGACACTCAATGTATGCGACCAACAGTAAAATACAGGTCAATGATTTGAGTCAAGGCAATACATTACAGGTACCATAACCCCTTTGTACCTCTGCCCTTATTTTCTGGTCAaataaataatattataataatgctTGTTATTATAGTATAAGTATTGTACATGTACTTGTAGTAATACTGTCGTAATAATGCCTCTCCACACACTGTTCTACCTCTCCACTCACTGTTCTACCTCTCCACTCACTGTTCTACCTCTCCACTCACTGTTCTACCTCTCCACTCACTGTTCTACCTCTCCACTCACTGTTCTACCTCTCTACTTTTCAGTCCAATGAGAATAGGAATGTCCTGGGGGAATCTGCAGACTATGTGCCAAAAGTAGCACCTGCTGAACCAGAGGTACATTCTGAAATCTCACTCCTACAAAAATACTGGACATGACCACAGCTGTTATATGTTGTACTACTTACATAACCCCTATTTTAGACAACCATTCAGTGTGATTTGTCAACTTGTCAATCTTAATTAAAGTACTTTACTGTCACTGTTCTAGGTTGCTGGGAGCATGGATGAAACCCCTGTATTGGAAGCAGTGGTAGAAACCCCTGTAATGGCAGCAGTGGTGGAGGCTGCAGCCCCAGAAGCTCCAGTAGTGGAAGAGTCCATTGTCATGGAAGAGGTAGAACCTGTTGCAGCTGCAGTAGTGGAGTTTATCCCAGCAGTAGAAGAATCTATCCCAGTGACAGTAGTGGAACCAACTATGGCTGCAGTGGAAGAATCCATTGAGTTGGCAGAGGAGGAACCCATTATTGTTGAAGTGGAAGCTCCCAAGCCAAAGGAGGCAACATCAGTGGAAAATATCATTACTAAGATAGAGGCTCTTGTCACCATAGAAAATGACACAGAAGCACCCCTCTTGGTGCCAGAGGTAGCACAGTCCACCCCAGAGGAAGAGTTCAGAGCAACACCAGAGGAGGCCGTTGAGGAAGGACCTGCAACAATGAAACCCATAGCAACAGATGCACCTGTTACAGAGTCGGTCACAGAACCCATTGTAACAGAAGCACCAGTTGCCGAGGAAGCGCCAGTGCCTATAGCAACAGAAACAGAACCTGTTACCATAGAAGCAGTGGTGGAAGCTGAAGCACCCATTGCCGCAGCAGTACTAGAAGCCATAGCAACAGAACCCATGGTTACAGAACAAGCACCTGTTACCATTGAAGTGGCAGTGGCAGCAGAAGCACCCATTACTGAGTCAGTAGCAGAAGCCATAGCAGCATCTGAAAAAGCCCCAGTCATTGTAGAAGAGAATGAACCTGCCCCAGCACCACTCATAGACCTAGCCTCAGCCATAGACCTAGCCTCAGCCATAGACCTAGCCCCAGCCAGAGACCTAGCCCCAGCCAGAGACCTATCCCCAGCCAGAGACCTAGCCCCAGCCAGAGACCTAGCCCCAGCCAGAGACCTAGCCCCAGCCAGAGACCTAGCCCCAGCCAGAGACCTATCCCCAGCCAGAGACCTAGCCCCAGCCAGAGACCTAGCCCCAGCCAGAGACCTAGCCCCAGCCAGAGACCTATCCCCAGCCAGAGACCTAGCCCCAGCCAGAGACCTAGCCCCAGCCAGAGACCTATCCCCAGCCAGAGACCTAGCCCCAGCCAGAGACCTATCCCCAGCACCACTCATAGACCTAGCCCCAGCCAGAGACCTAGCCCCAGCCAGAGACCTAGCCCCAGCCAGAGACCTATCCCCAGCCAGAGACCTATCCCCAGCCAGAGACCTAGCCCCAGCCAGAGACCTAGCCCCAGCCAGAGACCTATCCCCAGCACCACTCAGAGACCTAGCCCCAGCCAGAGACCTAGCCCCAGCCATAGACCTAGCCCCAGCCAGAGACCTAGCCCCAGCCAGAGACCTATCCCCAGCACCACTCAGAGACCTAGCCCCAGCCAGAGACCTATCCCCAGCACCACTCATAGACCTAGCCCCAGCCAGAGACCTATCCCCAGCCAGAGACCTAGCCCCAGCCAGAGACCTAGCCTCAGCCATAGACCTAGCCCCAGCCAGAGACCTAGCCCCAGCCAGAGACCTAGCCCCAGCCAGAGACCTATCCCCAGCACCACTCATAGACCTATCCCCAGCCAGAGACCTATCCCCAGCCAGAGACCTAGCCCCAGCCAGAGACCTATCCCCAGCACCACTCAGAGACCTAGCCCCAGCCAGAGACCTATCCCCAGCACCACTCATAGACCTAGCCCCAGCCAGAGACCTATCCCCAGCCAGAGACCTATCCCCAGCCAGAGACCTAGCCCCAGCCAGAGACCTAGCCCCAGCCATAGACCTAGCCCCAGCCAGAGACCTATCCCCAGCCAGAGACCTATCCCCAGCCAGAGACCTAGCCCCAGCCAGAGACCTAGCCCCAGCCAGAGACCTAGCCCCAGCCAGAGACCTATCCCCAGCCAGAGACCTAGCCCCAGCCAGAGACCTAGCCCCAGCACCACTCATAGACCTAGCCCCAGCCAGAGACCTATCCCCAGCCAGAGACCTAGCCCCAGCCAGAGACCTAGCCCCAGCCAGAGACCTATCCCCAGCCAGAGACCTAGCCCCAGCCAGAGACCTATCCCCAGCCAGAGACCTAGCCCCAGCCAGAGACCTAGCCCCAGCCAGAGACCTAGCCCCAGCCAGAGACCTAGCCCCAGCCAGAGACCTAGCCCCAGCCAGAGACCTAGCCCCAGCCAGAGACCTATCCCCAGCCAGAGACCTAGCCCCAGCCAGAGACCTAGCCCCAGCCAGAGACCTAGCCCCAGCCATAGACCTAGCCCCAGCCAGAGACCTATCCCCAGCCAGAGACCTAGCCTCAGCCAGAGACCTAGCCCCAGCCAGAGACCTAGCCCCAGCCAGAGACCTAGCCCCAGCCAGAGACCTAGCCCCAGCCAGACCTACAGAGACCTAGCCCCAGCCAGAGACCTAGCCCCAGCCAGAGACCTAGCCCCAGCCATAGACCTAGCCCCAGCCAGAGACCTAGCCCCAGCCAGAGACCTAGCCCCAGCCAGAGACCTAGCCCCAGCCAGAGACCTAGCCCCAGCCATAGACCTAGCCCCAGCCAGAGACCTAGCCCCAGCCAGAGACCTAGCCCCAGCCAGAGACCTATCCCCAGCCAGAGACCTATCCCCAGCACCACTCATAGACCTAGCCCCAGCCAGAGACCTAGCCCCAGCCAGAGACCTAGCCCCAGCCAGAGACCTAGCCCCAGCCAGAGACCTAGCCCCAGCCATAGACCTAGCCCCAGCCAGAGACCTAGCCCCAGCCAGAGACCTAGCCCCAGCCAGAGACCTAGCCCCAGCCAGAGACCTAGCCCCAGCCATAGACCTAGCCCCAGCCAGAGACCTAGCCCCAGCCAGAGACCTAGCCCCAGCCAGAGACCTATCCCCAGCCAGAGACCTAGCCCCAGCCATAGACCTAGCCCCAGCCAGAGACCTATCCCCAGCCAGAGACCTATCCCCAGCCAGAGACCTAGCCCCAGCCAGAGACCTATCCCCAGCCAGAGACCTAGCCCCAGCCAGAGACCTATCCCCAGCCAGAGACCTAGCCCCAGCCAGAGACCTAGCCCCAGCCAGAGACCTA includes:
- the LOC135553437 gene encoding nascent polypeptide-associated complex subunit alpha, muscle-specific form-like, whose translation is MPLRLDIKRKLTARSDRVKSVDLHPTEPWMVASLYNGSVCVWNHDTQTLVKTFEVCDLPVRVAKFVARKHWVIAGADDMHIRVFNYNTLERAHMFEAHSDYIRCIAVHPTQPYILTSSDDMLIKLWDWDRKWVCGQVFEGHTHYVMQIVINPKDNNQFASASLDRTIKVWQLGSSSPNFTLEGHEKGVNCIDYYSGGDKPYLISGADDRLVKIWDYQNKTCVQTLEGHTQNVSCVSFHPELPIILTGSEDGTVRVWHSSTYRLENTLNYGMERVWCVCGQRGANSVALGYDEGSIIIKLGREEPAMSMDSNGKIMWAKHSEVQQANLKAMGEAEIQDGERLSLAVKDMGSCEIYPQTIQHNPNGRFVVVCGDGEYIIYTAMALRNKSFGSAQEFVWGHDSSEYATRESTSMVKIFKNFKENKSFKPDFGAEGIHGGFLLGVRSVSGLAFYDWENTELVRRIEIQPKHVFWSESGELVCIATEESFFVLRYLAEKVATAQETKEGVTEDGIEDAFEVLGEIQEVVKTGLWVGDCFIYTSSVNRLNYYVGGEIVTVAHLDRTMYLLGYIPKDDRLYLGDKELNIVTYSLLVSVLEYQTAVMRRDFGMADRVLPTIPKEMRTRVAHFLEKQGFMQQALAVSTDSEHRFELALQLGELKIAYQLAVEAESEQKWKQLAELATTKCQFVLAQECLHHAQDYGGLLLLATASGNTTMVGKLAEGAERDGKTNVAFLTYFLQGKLDKCLELLIKTNRLPEAAFLARTYLPSHVSRVVKLWKESLGKVNQKAADALANPTDYSNLFPGLQEAFLAEDYLKETHVRLRPATEYPLITSNENRNVLGESADYVPKVAPAEPEVAGSMDETPVLEAVVETPVMAAVVEAAAPEAPVVEESIVMEEVEPVAAAVVEFIPAVEESIPVTVVEPTMAAVEESIELAEEEPIIVEVEAPKPKEATSVENIITKIEALVTIENDTEAPLLVPEVAQSTPEEEFRATPEEAVEEGPATMKPIATDAPVTESVTEPIVTEAPVAEEAPVPIATETEPVTIEAVVEAEAPIAAAVLEAIATEPMVTEQAPVTIEVAVAAEAPITESVAEAIAASEKAPVIVEENEPAPAPLIDLASAIDLASAIDLAPARDLAPARDLSPARDLAPARDLAPARDLAPARDLAPARDLSPARDLAPARDLAPARDLAPARDLSPARDLAPARDLAPARDLSPARDLAPARDLSPAPLIDLAPARDLAPARDLAPARDLSPARDLSPARDLAPARDLAPARDLSPAPLRDLAPARDLAPAIDLAPARDLAPARDLSPAPLRDLAPARDLSPAPLIDLAPARDLSPARDLAPARDLASAIDLAPARDLAPARDLAPARDLSPAPLIDLSPARDLSPARDLAPARDLSPAPLRDLAPARDLSPAPLIDLAPARDLSPARDLSPARDLAPARDLAPAIDLAPARDLSPARDLSPARDLAPARDLAPARDLAPARDLSPARDLAPARDLAPAPLIDLAPARDLSPARDLAPARDLAPARDLSPRPSPSQRPSPSQRPSPSQRPSPSQRPSPSQRPSPSQRPIPSQRPSPSQRPSPSQRPSPSHRPSPSQRPIPSQRPSLSQRPSPSQRPSPSQRPSPSQRPSPSQTYRDLAPARDLAPARDLAPAIDLAPARDLAPARDLAPARDLAPARDLAPAIDLAPARDLAPARDLAPARDLSPARDLSPAPLIDLAPARDLAPARDLAPARDLAPARDLAPAIDLAPARDLAPARDLAPARDLAPARDLAPAIDLAPARDLAPARDLAPARDLSPARDLAPAIDLAPARDLSPARDLSPARDLAPARDLSPARDLAPARDLSPARDLAPARDLAPARDLSPARDLAPARDLASAIDLAPARDLAPARDLAPARDLSPAPLIDLAPARDLAPARDLSPAPLIELAPAIDPATTPTVEDKAAAAPAVEPLPALTQVVPPGAELAPAAPLAALLEGKGMEEAAPVAVATASMDLLDLNDDLNDEGLDDLDMFDLDDDIDTTDVNLDDDFLDD